A genomic window from Thermococcus nautili includes:
- a CDS encoding tryptophan--tRNA ligase: protein MDEFKVTPWDVEGLVDYDKLIEQFGTSPLTDELLEKTARLTKSELPIYFRRRFFFSHRDYDKILADYESGRGFFLYTGRGPSGPMHIGHIIPFYATKWLQEKFGVNLYIQITDDEKFLFKNLTLDETKRWAYENILDIIAVGFDPDRTFIFQDSEFTKIYEMALPIAKKINFSMAKAVFGFNEQSKIGMIFYPAIQAAPTFFEKKRCLIPAAIDQDPYWRLQRDFAESLGYYKTAALHSKFVPPLTGLEGKMSASKPETAVYLTDDPEEAGKKIWKFALTGGQPTLKEQREKGGNPEKCVVFKWLEIFFEEDDKKLMERYHACKAGELTCGECKRYLIKKVQEFLKEHQKKRKEAEKKVEKFKYTGELAREQWEKAIPEPLR from the coding sequence ATGGACGAGTTTAAGGTTACCCCCTGGGACGTTGAAGGTTTAGTTGACTACGACAAGCTGATAGAGCAGTTCGGAACCAGCCCGCTGACTGACGAGCTGCTTGAGAAGACGGCAAGGCTCACGAAGAGCGAACTGCCGATTTACTTCCGCAGGCGCTTCTTCTTCTCCCACAGGGACTACGATAAAATCTTGGCCGACTACGAGAGCGGAAGGGGCTTCTTCCTGTACACCGGCAGGGGCCCGAGCGGGCCGATGCACATTGGCCACATAATCCCATTCTACGCCACCAAGTGGCTCCAGGAGAAGTTCGGCGTCAACCTCTACATACAGATAACCGACGACGAGAAGTTCCTCTTCAAGAACCTCACCCTGGATGAAACCAAGCGCTGGGCCTACGAGAATATTTTAGATATAATCGCGGTCGGCTTCGACCCGGACAGGACCTTCATCTTCCAGGACAGCGAGTTCACGAAGATTTACGAGATGGCCCTTCCGATAGCGAAGAAGATAAACTTCTCGATGGCCAAAGCGGTCTTCGGCTTCAACGAGCAGAGCAAGATTGGAATGATTTTCTACCCGGCCATACAGGCCGCACCGACCTTCTTCGAGAAGAAGCGCTGTTTAATTCCGGCAGCAATTGACCAGGACCCCTACTGGAGGCTCCAGAGGGACTTCGCCGAGAGCCTCGGCTACTACAAGACCGCCGCTTTGCACTCGAAGTTCGTTCCGCCGCTTACCGGCCTCGAGGGCAAGATGAGCGCGTCCAAACCTGAAACCGCCGTCTATCTCACCGACGACCCCGAGGAAGCTGGAAAGAAAATCTGGAAGTTTGCCTTAACGGGCGGTCAGCCGACGCTCAAAGAGCAGAGGGAGAAGGGCGGAAACCCGGAGAAGTGCGTCGTCTTCAAGTGGCTGGAGATTTTCTTCGAGGAGGACGACAAGAAGCTCATGGAGCGCTATCACGCCTGTAAGGCTGGCGAGCTGACCTGTGGAGAGTGCAAGCGCTACCTAATCAAGAAGGTTCAGGAGTTCCTGAAGGAGCACCAGAAGAAGAGGAAGGAGGCCGAGAAGAAGGTGGAGAAGTTCAAATACACCGGCGAGCTGGCGAGGGAGCAGTGGGAAAAGGCGATTCCTGAGCCACTCCGCTAG
- a CDS encoding type II toxin-antitoxin system RelE family toxin: MSFSVEVHPRVAKALSKLKPAHYQRIYDFLSLLQEEPVPSSLYDVKKLKGTGDLSVYRVRVGDYRLIYVVDWRTSRIRVLRLERRGSAYK, from the coding sequence ATGAGTTTCTCGGTTGAGGTTCATCCCCGCGTTGCCAAAGCACTCTCAAAGCTGAAGCCAGCCCACTACCAGCGAATTTACGACTTTTTGTCCCTTCTCCAAGAAGAGCCTGTCCCTTCGAGCTTATATGACGTAAAGAAGCTTAAAGGTACGGGAGACCTCTCCGTTTACCGTGTGCGCGTTGGTGATTACCGTCTGATTTACGTTGTTGATTGGCGCACCTCAAGAATTAGGGTTCTCCGCCTTGAGCGGAGGGGCTCGGCTTATAAATGA
- a CDS encoding DMT family transporter has translation MDRETEGTLLAFTVLVLLGLEPVVIKANPVNPFAFASLSALVASLILWPVILLGGRAREIRERPAELRKAFLTGLFATAIAYSLFSYGTRLSTAVNSAILTRFEVFYSFLISWLLLRERITGRAVVSALALITGVFLVVAQGKRPELLKGDVLLLLTPLFWQLGHAVAKRNDYSPVTIATLRNTFGGLLLLVPAFITGFAFTKLALAEGLIIALTQSLWYLAIARINLSKATAILTPAPALTVLVSIVLLGERVTLYHLAGLALITLGTLAISREDSGVRE, from the coding sequence ATGGACCGCGAAACCGAGGGGACGCTGTTAGCCTTCACCGTGCTGGTCCTGCTCGGCCTCGAGCCGGTTGTAATCAAAGCCAATCCAGTTAATCCATTTGCCTTCGCCTCGCTGTCCGCTCTGGTAGCCTCGCTAATCCTCTGGCCGGTTATACTGCTCGGCGGTCGGGCGAGAGAAATCCGGGAGAGGCCGGCCGAGCTGAGGAAGGCCTTTCTAACGGGCCTTTTCGCGACGGCAATAGCCTATTCTCTCTTCTCCTACGGAACGAGGCTGAGCACTGCTGTAAACTCGGCGATACTCACGCGCTTCGAGGTCTTCTACTCCTTCCTCATCTCGTGGCTCCTCCTGAGGGAGAGGATAACCGGAAGGGCGGTAGTTTCGGCCCTGGCACTCATCACGGGCGTCTTCCTCGTGGTCGCGCAGGGAAAGAGACCTGAACTTTTGAAGGGCGACGTTCTGCTCCTACTAACTCCCCTCTTCTGGCAACTCGGGCACGCGGTGGCGAAGAGAAACGATTACAGCCCGGTGACGATAGCGACGCTGAGGAACACCTTCGGCGGGCTTCTCCTCCTCGTTCCAGCCTTTATTACCGGCTTCGCCTTCACGAAGCTCGCGCTGGCGGAGGGGCTGATAATAGCGCTCACCCAGAGCCTCTGGTACTTGGCGATAGCGCGGATTAACCTCTCGAAGGCGACGGCCATTTTAACGCCCGCGCCCGCTTTAACTGTTCTCGTCTCGATTGTGCTCCTCGGTGAAAGGGTAACGCTCTACCATCTCGCGGGCTTAGCCTTAATAACCCTCGGAACGTTAGCCATCAGCAGAGAGGACAGCGGGGTGAGGGAATGA
- a CDS encoding MBL fold metallo-hydrolase → MKVVILGSGSYSGTPKPLCTCENCSRARINPALRRTRFSLYFDKTLVDPSPDLHYHLERLNRKVERVLITHGHFDHVFGLPELQVFKRISFYSHREALEVAKSLARLAFGSESPEGHEWAYNELEFWEETRIGKMRVIHFPVTHTVTAGGFVIEVKGRRIAITGDTGPEILKDEKAIKLMEGADLLIAEMTHREAIPGSHLGVREAIELAKKVGAGYTVFAHISHSNYPHEVLEKKVREAGIPGEVARDFTWVEV, encoded by the coding sequence ATGAAGGTCGTGATTCTCGGCTCGGGTTCATACAGCGGGACGCCGAAGCCCCTCTGCACCTGCGAGAACTGCTCGCGGGCGAGGATTAATCCAGCCTTAAGGAGAACGCGGTTCTCGCTCTACTTTGATAAAACGCTCGTCGACCCGAGTCCAGACCTTCACTACCATCTGGAGAGGCTGAACAGGAAGGTGGAGCGGGTTCTCATCACCCACGGCCACTTCGACCACGTTTTCGGCTTACCAGAACTTCAGGTCTTCAAGCGCATCTCTTTCTACTCCCACAGGGAAGCACTTGAAGTTGCGAAAAGCTTAGCGAGGCTGGCCTTCGGCTCGGAAAGCCCGGAGGGGCATGAGTGGGCCTACAACGAGCTTGAGTTCTGGGAGGAGACGAGAATCGGAAAGATGAGAGTAATTCACTTTCCGGTTACTCACACGGTAACTGCCGGGGGCTTCGTCATCGAGGTGAAGGGGAGGAGGATAGCAATAACCGGCGACACCGGGCCGGAGATTCTGAAGGACGAAAAAGCAATAAAGCTCATGGAAGGGGCCGACCTGCTCATAGCCGAGATGACCCATAGGGAAGCCATTCCCGGCTCGCACCTCGGGGTCAGGGAGGCGATAGAGCTGGCGAAGAAGGTCGGGGCAGGCTACACCGTCTTCGCGCACATAAGCCACAGCAACTACCCTCATGAAGTTCTGGAGAAGAAGGTCAGGGAAGCCGG
- a CDS encoding fumarylacetoacetate hydrolase family protein: MVRLPYMDGFYELRPSKIVALAKNYAEHAREMESDVPEKPVFFLKPPSALIGPGEPIILPRMSKRVDHEVELAVIIGKRAKRVPAEKAMDYVLGYTILLDITARDLQAEAREKGLPWTIAKGFDTFAPVGPRVVDKRELKIDDLEIGLKVNGELRQLGRTSEMVFKVPELIEYISSVMTLEPGDIIATGTPAGVGPLRHGDKVEAWIEGIGRVEFDVLSEDAILC; encoded by the coding sequence ATGGTCCGGTTGCCTTACATGGACGGCTTCTACGAGTTGCGCCCGAGCAAAATAGTGGCTCTCGCCAAGAACTACGCCGAGCACGCGAGGGAGATGGAGAGCGACGTTCCGGAGAAGCCGGTCTTCTTCCTCAAGCCTCCGAGTGCGCTCATCGGCCCCGGCGAGCCGATAATTCTGCCCAGAATGAGCAAGAGGGTTGACCACGAGGTCGAGTTGGCGGTTATAATCGGGAAGCGCGCGAAGAGAGTTCCCGCTGAGAAAGCCATGGATTACGTCCTCGGCTACACGATACTGCTCGACATTACAGCGAGAGACCTTCAGGCCGAGGCGAGGGAAAAGGGCCTTCCCTGGACGATTGCGAAGGGCTTCGACACGTTCGCGCCAGTCGGCCCGAGGGTCGTGGATAAGCGCGAGCTGAAGATAGACGACCTCGAAATCGGCCTGAAGGTGAACGGCGAACTCAGACAGCTCGGAAGAACCAGCGAGATGGTTTTCAAGGTTCCCGAGCTCATAGAGTACATAAGCTCCGTTATGACACTCGAGCCGGGTGACATAATAGCAACCGGCACTCCCGCAGGAGTCGGTCCGCTGAGGCACGGGGATAAAGTTGAGGCCTGGATTGAGGGCATCGGAAGGGTCGAGTTCGACGTCCTGAGCGAGGACGCGATTCTGTGCTGA